In Salvelinus namaycush isolate Seneca chromosome 15, SaNama_1.0, whole genome shotgun sequence, a genomic segment contains:
- the LOC120060362 gene encoding cell division cycle-associated protein 4-like has translation MFPKGTKRKFSDSGDEPAAGGEDVNQPSSVAVRMLSSYSLQRQSLLDMSLIKLQLCHMLVEPNLCRSVLIANTVRQIQEEMTQDGTWQIMTQALSAANAAAQCSADRLVATEVLCRQTEATQGEQVLKPFPAVGSEGCPAEEEEEVVVEEEGEGGVTMSTVSPQAPTSYLPGTFGMDPCWEEENGEDEEEDEDSEECGSGSEEGDSDRLVGDSRTAEQVFGTFEIKNPAPSPDPALEELFSDVDASYYDLDTVLTGMQSAPKMGPYDLLESLSSHGPSTLSSSTSCRSDLNELDHIMEIIVGS, from the coding sequence ATGTTCCCGAAGGGCACGAAGCGCAAGTTTTCGGACTCCGGGGATGAACCTGCGGCGGGCGGTGAGGATGTAAACCAACCGAGTTCGGTGGCCGTAAGGATGCTGTCATCCTACAGCCTGCAGCGGCAGTCCCTGCTGGACATGTCCCTAATCAAGCTGCAGCTGTGCCACATGCTGGTGGAGCCCAACCTGTGCCGTTCAGTGCTGATTGCCAACACGGTGAGGCAGATCCAGGAGGAGATGACCCAGGACGGCACCTGGCAGATCATGACCCAGGCCCTGAGTGCTGCCAACGCTGCTGCCCAGTGCTCTGCAGACCGCCTGGTGGCCACCGAGGTGCTGTGTCGGCAGACCGAGGCAACCCAGGGGGAGCAGGTACTCAAGCCCTTCCCAGCGGTGGGGTCAGAGGGTTGCcctgcagaggaggaggaggaggtggtggtggaggaggagggcgaGGGGGGGGTGACCATGTCCACGGTTTCCCCCCAAGCCCCAACCTCCTACCTGCCAGGCACCTTTGGCATGGACCCCTGCTGGGAAGAGGAGAATGgtgaagatgaggaggaagatgaggacagTGAGGAGTGTGGGTCTGGTTCGGAGGAGGGAGACAGTGACAGGCTTGTGGGTGACTCCAGGACAGCAGAGCAGGTCTTTGGCACGTTCGAGATCAAAAACCCTGCGCCCAGCCCCGACCCTGCCCTGGAGGAACTGTTTTCAGATGTGGATGCGTCCTATTACGACCTTGACACAGTGCTGACAGGCATGCAGAGTGCGCCTAAGATGGGTCCCTACGACCTCCTGGAGAGCCTGTCCTCCCATGGGCCCTCAACCCTCAGCTCCAGCACCAGCTGCCGATCAGACCTCAATGAACTGGACCATATCATGGAGATCATAGTGGGCTCCTGA